In Sphingobacterium zeae, one genomic interval encodes:
- a CDS encoding DUF3606 domain-containing protein: MADNKSKKGKSDRSKVSGSEQYEIQYFKDKMGVSSQAVVGAIRATGSNERKVLEDYLKKRHGK; encoded by the coding sequence ATGGCAGATAACAAGTCTAAAAAAGGGAAATCCGACAGAAGCAAAGTAAGCGGATCAGAACAATACGAAATACAATATTTCAAGGATAAAATGGGGGTGAGCAGTCAAGCTGTTGTTGGCGCTATACGGGCGACCGGATCGAATGAAAGAAAAGTTCTTGAAGATTATTTGAAGAAACGGCACGGAAAATAA
- the ligD gene encoding DNA ligase D — protein MGLSKYREKRSEENTPEPFGGKPNGKELRFVIQKHDASHLHYDFRLEMGGVLKSWAVPKGPSLDPSTKRLAVMVEDHPYDYRNFEGSIPKGQYGGGTVIVWDEGHYEPADGSAKDISKQEKDLLHQLHAGKLKFKLHGKKLKGEFALIKAHGRGDNGWLLMKLEDQYASDKDITASDKSVISGKTIQQMERSPNKVYGENIIEKNSTVKDKRSTKNKASKLINDQLEAVPKDRAENKKNLQTLLKNASTKRFYSHIEPMLATLVDKPFDDDEWVYEVKWDGYRAVAFMNKGEVELKSRNDKSYNEKFYPLYEQLKTLKLDAILDGEVVVLDRNGTASFGALQNWRSEADGDLVYYVFDILWYQGQDLKDMTLLERKSILKAVLPKNNSILVSEHFETSGIHFLEEAKKLGLEGIMAKRKDSIYHVHNRSKDWLKIKANKRQEVVIAGFTLNDDSSKLFSSLLVGVYEGKKLIYTGKVGTGFNVKLQKEMMELFKPLIVSKAAFSEEPDVNKPSRFRPNPPHATVTWLKPELVCEVSFTELTSDGVMRHPSFNGMREDKRAKNIVLEDEAPTEKMVDHMEDKIVSPRVKGQRKSLLNPSDKTQVRKVNKHDLKFTNLDKVFWPKEGITKRDLINYYYQAAPFILPYLKDRPQSMNRFPNGIEEDGFYFKNVTDTAPDWAETYLYHSEADEKDRHYLVGKDDATLLYMANLGCIEMNPWSSTVKKPDNPSFCIIDLDPDKNSFDQVIEAAQVTKHILDDMGVSSYCKTSGSTGLHIYIPLGGKYSYDQSKEFARVIVTLVHHELPKFTSLERSIKDRGGKMYLDFLQNRPHATIAAAYSVRPKPGATVSMPLHWEEVKKGLKISDFHILNAIDRMRSEGDIFKPVLGKGIDLKSIVDKFAK, from the coding sequence ATGGGACTGTCTAAATATCGCGAAAAGCGTTCCGAGGAGAACACCCCAGAACCATTTGGAGGAAAGCCCAACGGAAAGGAACTTAGGTTTGTAATCCAGAAACATGATGCCTCACATCTACATTACGACTTTCGTCTTGAAATGGGCGGTGTTCTGAAAAGTTGGGCAGTTCCTAAAGGTCCATCATTGGATCCAAGTACCAAACGCCTCGCTGTGATGGTGGAAGATCATCCCTATGATTATCGAAATTTTGAAGGTTCGATCCCTAAAGGACAATATGGCGGAGGCACGGTTATCGTTTGGGATGAGGGACACTATGAACCGGCTGATGGGAGTGCTAAGGATATCTCCAAACAAGAAAAAGATCTCTTACATCAACTTCATGCTGGCAAGCTTAAATTTAAGCTTCACGGTAAAAAGCTTAAAGGCGAGTTTGCTCTTATTAAGGCTCATGGAAGAGGAGATAATGGTTGGCTTTTAATGAAGTTGGAGGATCAATATGCTAGCGATAAGGATATTACTGCAAGCGATAAATCAGTGATATCGGGTAAAACTATTCAGCAGATGGAAAGGTCTCCCAATAAAGTATATGGTGAAAATATCATTGAGAAAAACAGCACAGTAAAGGATAAACGTTCGACAAAAAACAAGGCATCCAAACTAATCAACGATCAGTTGGAAGCTGTTCCGAAGGATCGCGCTGAAAACAAGAAGAATCTTCAAACCTTATTAAAAAATGCGTCCACAAAGAGGTTCTATTCTCATATAGAGCCTATGCTCGCTACACTTGTGGATAAGCCGTTCGATGATGATGAATGGGTATATGAAGTCAAATGGGATGGCTACAGGGCTGTTGCTTTTATGAATAAGGGTGAAGTTGAACTAAAATCCCGTAATGATAAAAGCTATAATGAAAAATTCTATCCGCTCTACGAGCAATTGAAGACCCTTAAATTAGACGCCATTTTGGATGGAGAAGTGGTCGTTTTAGATAGAAATGGGACAGCTAGCTTTGGTGCGCTACAAAACTGGCGCAGTGAAGCGGATGGTGATCTCGTTTATTACGTTTTTGATATCTTATGGTATCAGGGCCAGGATTTGAAGGATATGACATTGCTTGAGCGTAAATCAATTTTAAAAGCAGTTCTTCCCAAGAACAACAGTATTCTGGTCAGCGAACACTTTGAAACTTCCGGAATTCATTTTCTGGAAGAGGCCAAGAAATTGGGGCTTGAAGGGATTATGGCAAAGCGGAAGGATAGTATATATCATGTTCACAACCGTTCCAAAGACTGGTTAAAAATTAAAGCGAACAAAAGGCAGGAAGTCGTCATAGCAGGTTTCACCCTGAATGATGATTCCAGTAAATTGTTCAGTAGTTTATTGGTCGGTGTTTATGAGGGGAAAAAATTGATTTATACCGGCAAAGTGGGTACTGGCTTCAATGTAAAACTTCAAAAGGAGATGATGGAACTATTTAAGCCGCTGATTGTTTCTAAGGCAGCTTTCTCTGAAGAACCCGACGTTAATAAGCCCTCGAGGTTTAGACCAAATCCGCCACATGCTACTGTGACATGGCTTAAACCAGAACTTGTATGCGAGGTGAGTTTTACGGAGTTAACCAGTGACGGTGTTATGCGTCATCCCTCGTTTAATGGCATGCGAGAAGACAAACGTGCCAAAAATATTGTTCTCGAAGATGAAGCTCCCACAGAAAAAATGGTCGATCATATGGAAGATAAAATCGTTTCGCCAAGAGTGAAGGGGCAGCGGAAGAGCCTCTTAAACCCCTCGGATAAGACTCAGGTCAGAAAGGTAAACAAACATGATTTGAAGTTTACCAATCTGGATAAGGTTTTTTGGCCGAAAGAGGGAATAACAAAAAGAGACTTGATCAACTACTATTATCAGGCAGCACCGTTTATATTGCCTTATTTGAAGGATAGGCCCCAAAGTATGAATCGATTTCCCAACGGAATTGAAGAAGACGGCTTCTACTTTAAGAACGTGACCGATACGGCACCAGACTGGGCCGAAACTTATCTTTACCACAGTGAAGCTGATGAAAAAGACCGCCATTATCTTGTTGGAAAGGATGACGCTACACTTCTTTATATGGCAAATCTCGGCTGTATAGAAATGAATCCGTGGAGTAGTACCGTGAAGAAGCCTGACAACCCATCGTTCTGTATTATAGACCTCGATCCGGATAAAAATTCTTTTGATCAGGTGATTGAGGCTGCACAGGTCACAAAGCACATATTGGATGATATGGGGGTATCGAGCTATTGTAAAACCAGTGGTTCCACGGGGCTTCACATCTATATCCCGCTAGGAGGGAAATATTCTTACGATCAATCCAAAGAGTTCGCGCGCGTTATCGTTACCCTAGTCCATCATGAGCTTCCTAAATTTACAAGCCTGGAGCGATCCATAAAAGATCGCGGGGGCAAAATGTATCTTGATTTTCTGCAGAATAGGCCTCACGCAACAATTGCGGCAGCCTATTCCGTTCGTCCTAAACCCGGAGCCACCGTATCGATGCCATTACACTGGGAGGAAGTGAAAAAAGGTTTAAAAATAAGTGATTTTCATATTCTAAACGCCATTGACAGGATGCGAAGTGAAGGCGATATCTTTAAACCAGTATTGGGGAAAGGTATCGATCTAAAAAGCATAGTGGATAAATTTGCTAAATAA
- a CDS encoding glycoside hydrolase family 88/105 protein: MKIRRFIALAILGLYPGLSASQVPIRAMDVRIAEKVFDVTWYLDRVASWQLDSIEHKGLRHAGREWTSATLFTGLIEMTKHSGGARYTRYLESVGEQFDWKMYADNYRYYADNYCVGQLYTWKYNRDKNIDYIADFIRLADTLVSRPHSESLDWKNNIALREWAWCDALFMGPPALSSIYKVTGNLQYLDLVDTLWWKTTDYLYNTKERLFYRDQSYFDKKESNGEDVFWSRGNGWVLAGLVRVLNDMPKDYKSRPRWEDLYRNMVQRIASLQQHDGYWRTSLLDPERYPAKETSGTALFTYAIAWGINNKLIPSKDYETVVWNGWNALVDAVHPNGKLGYVQQVGEAPGEVNYDDTEIYGVGAFLLAGNEVLKLAEKSSATEK, encoded by the coding sequence ATGAAAATAAGGCGTTTTATTGCGTTGGCTATCTTAGGGCTTTATCCTGGGCTGTCAGCATCTCAGGTTCCCATACGCGCTATGGATGTGCGAATAGCAGAAAAAGTGTTTGATGTTACCTGGTACTTGGATCGGGTTGCTTCGTGGCAGTTGGACAGTATCGAACATAAGGGGCTACGTCATGCTGGCCGTGAATGGACTTCAGCAACCTTATTCACTGGCCTGATAGAGATGACAAAACATTCAGGTGGTGCACGTTATACCCGATATCTTGAATCTGTAGGCGAACAGTTTGATTGGAAAATGTATGCGGACAACTATCGGTATTATGCGGACAATTATTGTGTTGGGCAGCTGTATACCTGGAAGTATAATCGTGATAAAAATATTGATTACATCGCAGATTTCATCAGGTTGGCCGATACATTGGTAAGTCGTCCCCATAGCGAATCATTGGACTGGAAAAATAATATTGCACTTCGAGAGTGGGCTTGGTGCGATGCCTTATTTATGGGGCCACCGGCACTTTCGTCAATTTATAAAGTGACGGGCAATCTACAGTACCTTGATTTGGTAGACACTTTGTGGTGGAAGACGACAGATTATCTTTACAATACCAAAGAGCGTCTGTTCTATAGAGATCAAAGTTATTTTGATAAAAAGGAAAGCAATGGTGAAGATGTCTTCTGGTCTAGAGGAAATGGCTGGGTTTTGGCTGGGCTGGTTCGTGTATTGAATGATATGCCAAAAGATTACAAAAGTCGCCCGAGATGGGAAGACCTCTATCGTAACATGGTACAGCGGATTGCTTCCTTGCAACAGCATGACGGTTATTGGCGGACGAGCCTTTTGGATCCTGAGCGCTATCCAGCTAAGGAAACTAGCGGTACAGCACTATTTACCTATGCAATAGCATGGGGAATAAACAATAAATTAATTCCTTCAAAAGATTATGAGACTGTCGTATGGAACGGATGGAATGCACTCGTTGATGCGGTTCATCCCAATGGAAAGCTGGGCTATGTACAGCAAGTAGGCGAGGCTCCAGGCGAAGTAAACTACGATGATACCGAAATTTACGGCGTGGGCGCATTTCTTTTGGCTGGTAATGAGGTTTTGAAACTCGCAGAAAAAAGTAGCGCTACGGAAAAATAA
- a CDS encoding sialate O-acetylesterase encodes MKYILAFTFSLFVYQLSFAALTIPHFFADNMVLQQSSQVKIWGKSTSKKEIQVKTSWDGKSYKTAKDQDGNWSLWIETPQAGGPYNIQIQQEEKITLHDVLIGEVWICSGQSNMDMPMKGYYGQPIRHAAELLLASPNDQIRLFRIERAHAENAAFDVNGNWSVANAASVANFSAVGYQFAKYLQQHLHVPIGIIQTTWGGSPIEAWMKPSLVERSLRQQKLPNRAIGKQVHQQPGNLYHAMICPLIGFRIAGVIWYQGEQNRYNYYDYNILQTNMIRDWRKSWDIGEWPFYYVEIAPMQYAKGQGALLPRLREMQLKTQDSLSNAGMVTTIDGGEMHNIHPANKTVVAQRLASWALGSHYQKKGIAYQTPTLDKIVILHDTVLVSLKHCPLGITSYGKSLTQFELAGTDQIFHPATAVLQNDRIAVTSTAVKTPVAVRYAFHDWCFGELYSTEGIPVASFRSDDWP; translated from the coding sequence ATGAAATATATCCTCGCATTCACATTCAGCTTATTCGTCTATCAACTCAGCTTCGCAGCGTTAACCATACCACATTTTTTTGCAGATAATATGGTACTGCAGCAATCAAGTCAGGTCAAGATCTGGGGGAAGAGCACATCAAAAAAGGAAATACAGGTGAAAACATCGTGGGATGGTAAGAGCTATAAAACAGCTAAAGATCAAGATGGAAATTGGTCGCTATGGATAGAAACTCCACAAGCCGGTGGGCCTTATAACATACAAATACAGCAGGAAGAGAAAATTACATTGCACGATGTTTTGATCGGTGAGGTTTGGATATGCTCCGGTCAGTCCAATATGGACATGCCCATGAAGGGCTATTACGGCCAACCTATTCGCCATGCAGCAGAATTGCTGTTAGCTTCACCCAATGACCAGATTCGCCTCTTTCGAATAGAAAGAGCGCATGCCGAAAATGCAGCGTTTGATGTAAACGGAAATTGGTCTGTAGCAAATGCGGCGTCGGTAGCTAATTTTAGTGCGGTGGGCTACCAATTTGCAAAGTACCTCCAGCAGCACCTTCATGTGCCTATAGGCATTATTCAAACCACTTGGGGTGGCTCACCAATTGAAGCGTGGATGAAGCCATCGCTTGTAGAAAGATCACTAAGACAACAAAAATTACCCAACAGAGCGATCGGAAAACAAGTCCATCAACAGCCGGGCAATCTTTATCATGCGATGATCTGTCCACTAATCGGATTTCGAATTGCAGGTGTAATTTGGTACCAAGGCGAACAAAATCGATATAATTATTACGATTATAACATTTTACAAACCAATATGATCCGTGATTGGAGAAAAAGTTGGGATATCGGAGAATGGCCTTTCTACTATGTAGAGATCGCCCCAATGCAATATGCCAAAGGACAAGGAGCTTTATTACCACGCCTTCGTGAAATGCAACTCAAAACGCAAGACAGCTTGTCCAATGCGGGTATGGTTACTACAATAGATGGAGGTGAAATGCATAACATTCATCCAGCCAACAAAACAGTTGTTGCACAACGATTGGCAAGCTGGGCATTGGGTAGCCATTATCAAAAAAAAGGAATCGCTTACCAAACGCCAACGTTGGATAAAATCGTCATCCTCCATGATACAGTACTTGTTTCATTGAAGCATTGTCCCTTAGGCATCACAAGCTATGGCAAATCATTAACCCAATTTGAACTCGCTGGCACGGATCAAATCTTTCATCCAGCAACAGCCGTACTGCAAAATGACCGTATTGCCGTCACGTCAACTGCGGTAAAAACGCCCGTAGCGGTGCGCTATGCTTTTCATGACTGGTGTTTTGGAGAACTTTATTCTACTGAAGGTATTCCTGTAGCATCTTTTCGCTCGGATGATTGGCCGTAG
- a CDS encoding sodium:solute symporter family protein, with product MIQLDYIVMGIFSLLIFAIGLTFTRVGSKTGQAFFEAGGETPWWINGLSLFISYFSAGTFVVWGSIAYRNGLIANAIQLTMAISGLLVTLFIASRWKKTGVATAAEYIGKRFGQKEKQFYTYMTLLLSLFTTAAVLYPVGKMVHVAADLPVNLCIVIIGLIIILYTAAGGLWAVLVTDVVQFVILSAAVVIVIPIAFSEIGGFQTLVREAPKDFFKPFNEEYTIGFMLAFIVYQTFYLGGNWSYVQRYTSVGSAKESKKVSGIFSILYFICPLIWMLPPMIYRIINPNLAGLEVEDAYMMLIQKVMPAGLIGLVLAGMVSATSSKANTTINMAATVFAQDIYKNLIRPEASEKSVITVARLFTLIFGIGTILIAMWIPSAGGIVNVVLSTASIAGGALFAPIIWSLFSKRQTGFSVVCATIVSLLVNLFLKTIAPGALGLKLNLTMETTFGMGIPILILTAFEWYYLSTGQVAQHVLVPMSVNDNKCIPQNFDIRNADTEQQNRFGIRVIAASMAVVGIGIVILGALTTQFSYMVMAVGLVVLIIAGCIATLTRNKKFNT from the coding sequence ATGATACAGTTAGACTATATCGTGATGGGCATTTTTAGCCTATTGATTTTTGCTATTGGGCTCACTTTTACACGGGTAGGAAGTAAGACTGGACAAGCTTTTTTTGAAGCAGGAGGCGAAACCCCCTGGTGGATCAATGGACTGTCTCTTTTCATAAGTTATTTTTCCGCAGGTACATTTGTAGTCTGGGGATCGATCGCTTACCGAAATGGACTAATCGCAAATGCCATTCAACTGACGATGGCTATTAGCGGTCTGCTTGTTACCCTTTTTATCGCTTCAAGATGGAAAAAAACAGGTGTGGCAACTGCCGCAGAATATATTGGAAAACGCTTTGGTCAGAAGGAAAAGCAGTTTTATACCTATATGACTTTGCTTTTAAGCTTATTCACTACCGCCGCAGTTCTTTATCCCGTAGGAAAGATGGTTCACGTCGCGGCCGATTTACCTGTAAATCTGTGTATTGTGATCATTGGACTTATTATCATCTTGTATACCGCTGCGGGTGGGTTATGGGCCGTCTTGGTAACGGATGTGGTACAATTCGTTATATTATCAGCTGCAGTAGTCATCGTGATTCCAATTGCTTTCAGTGAAATTGGTGGCTTTCAAACTTTGGTCCGCGAGGCTCCCAAAGATTTTTTCAAACCTTTTAACGAAGAATATACTATAGGCTTCATGCTGGCTTTTATTGTATACCAGACATTTTATCTTGGCGGAAATTGGTCCTATGTACAACGCTATACCAGTGTGGGGTCGGCAAAAGAGTCAAAAAAAGTGTCGGGTATTTTTAGCATCTTATACTTTATCTGTCCACTGATTTGGATGCTTCCGCCGATGATCTATCGCATTATCAATCCTAATCTGGCCGGACTCGAGGTGGAAGACGCCTATATGATGCTTATCCAAAAGGTGATGCCTGCAGGACTTATCGGTTTGGTTTTGGCAGGGATGGTATCGGCGACATCGAGTAAAGCGAACACCACAATAAATATGGCTGCAACAGTGTTTGCCCAAGATATATATAAAAACTTAATCAGGCCCGAAGCTTCTGAAAAATCAGTTATTACCGTAGCAAGATTATTTACATTAATCTTTGGCATAGGTACTATCCTAATTGCTATGTGGATACCATCTGCCGGAGGGATCGTCAATGTAGTACTGAGCACGGCATCCATCGCGGGCGGTGCCCTCTTCGCTCCCATAATATGGAGCTTATTCTCAAAAAGACAAACCGGATTTTCCGTCGTATGTGCCACGATCGTTTCATTGCTTGTCAATCTATTTTTAAAAACAATTGCGCCAGGCGCCTTGGGATTGAAACTAAATTTAACGATGGAAACTACATTCGGCATGGGCATCCCAATCCTTATATTAACTGCTTTTGAATGGTACTATCTTTCAACGGGTCAAGTGGCGCAACATGTCCTGGTCCCTATGTCAGTGAATGATAACAAGTGCATTCCCCAAAACTTCGATATACGAAATGCCGACACCGAACAGCAGAATCGATTTGGAATTAGGGTTATTGCCGCTTCAATGGCAGTAGTCGGGATCGGAATCGTGATTCTTGGAGCATTAACTACACAGTTCTCGTACATGGTCATGGCTGTAGGATTGGTAGTATTAATCATTGCCGGATGCATAGCAACACTTACACGGAATAAAAAGTTCAACACATGA
- a CDS encoding FAD-dependent oxidoreductase, producing the protein MITSNTQEKRNLKHIQYDSDLIVTGGGMSGICTAITAARQGLNVILIQDRPVLGGNASSEVRLWMLGATSHMGNNNRWSREGGVIDEILVENTYRNPQGNPIILDMILMDKVNQEKNIRLFLNTAVYHVEKSAADHIESVRAFCSQNSTLYTFHSPLFCDASGDGIVGFLAGAAFRMGAEGREEFGEGMAPSKEYGELLGHSLYFYTKDTGIPVSFIPPAFALKEISQIPRFKQFKANEHGCKLWWVEYGGRLDTVHDTETIKWELWKIIYGVWNYIKNSGNFPESETLTLEWVGMIPGKRESRRFEGDYMMIQQDLVEQRQHPDAVAYGGWSIDLHPADGVYSELPGCNQWHSKGIFDIPYRSLYSKNIRNLLLTGRLISVSHVAFGATRVMATCAYVGQAVGMAAALCKELQVLPRQLTLDNHMKQLQQRLMAEGQHIPSLVLHEEHDLALQAQISTSSELPFTGFGDVCLWKPLTIPSAQLLPMKKGKLPVFQLALQVLQDTVLEASIRISEKAGNFTPDITLATRTIPLTKGTTSIDLNFDTPLASDGYVFLTFQSNPNIQLGYTDQRVTGVMSVFNSFNKAVSNNGKQIPITSVGVDEFEFWCPQRRPDGQNIAVTFKQQLDTFASKQLKNGVNRPVTTTNAWVANPKDKTPTVVLDWDTPQEIARIDLWFDTDFDHAMESVLMSHPENIMPFCVRAYTIKDSSGKIIYSTSDNFRTLNRITFTEPIRTERLSIQMMHPSDHVPASLFDIRCFEKNK; encoded by the coding sequence ATGATTACTAGTAACACGCAAGAAAAGAGAAATCTAAAACATATCCAATACGATAGCGATCTGATCGTGACAGGTGGAGGGATGTCGGGCATCTGCACCGCCATTACTGCTGCGCGTCAAGGTTTAAACGTAATCTTGATACAAGATAGACCCGTTTTGGGTGGCAATGCCTCCAGCGAAGTTCGCCTTTGGATGTTAGGAGCCACCTCACATATGGGAAACAATAATCGATGGTCCAGAGAAGGTGGCGTAATCGACGAAATTCTGGTCGAAAACACCTATCGCAATCCACAAGGAAACCCAATCATCTTGGATATGATCCTGATGGATAAAGTAAATCAGGAAAAAAACATTCGTCTCTTTTTGAATACAGCTGTATACCATGTAGAAAAATCTGCTGCAGACCACATAGAAAGTGTACGTGCTTTCTGTAGCCAGAATTCGACCCTATACACCTTCCATTCACCCTTATTCTGCGATGCATCTGGAGATGGTATAGTCGGTTTTCTCGCAGGAGCTGCATTCCGTATGGGCGCTGAAGGTAGAGAGGAATTTGGTGAAGGTATGGCGCCAAGTAAGGAATATGGCGAGTTATTGGGCCATTCTTTATATTTCTATACCAAGGATACGGGGATCCCTGTTTCTTTTATCCCTCCTGCCTTCGCTCTTAAAGAAATCAGTCAAATCCCCCGATTTAAACAGTTTAAAGCGAACGAACATGGCTGTAAACTATGGTGGGTGGAGTATGGCGGGCGTTTGGATACTGTACATGATACGGAAACCATTAAATGGGAACTATGGAAAATCATCTATGGAGTATGGAATTATATCAAAAACTCCGGAAATTTTCCGGAATCCGAAACACTCACCTTGGAATGGGTAGGAATGATACCTGGAAAACGTGAGAGTAGGCGTTTTGAAGGAGACTATATGATGATACAACAGGACCTCGTCGAACAGCGTCAGCATCCAGATGCAGTTGCATATGGCGGCTGGTCCATCGACTTACATCCCGCCGACGGCGTATATAGTGAACTACCAGGCTGTAACCAATGGCATAGCAAGGGAATATTCGATATCCCCTATAGAAGCCTATATAGTAAAAATATTCGCAATCTACTTCTGACAGGACGTCTAATCAGTGTAAGCCATGTGGCGTTTGGAGCTACGCGAGTGATGGCAACCTGTGCTTATGTCGGTCAAGCTGTAGGGATGGCAGCAGCTCTCTGCAAAGAACTCCAGGTTTTACCACGGCAACTGACCTTAGACAACCATATGAAACAGCTTCAACAACGTTTAATGGCAGAGGGTCAGCATATTCCATCTTTGGTCTTACACGAAGAGCATGATCTGGCACTGCAGGCGCAAATCAGTACTTCCAGTGAATTACCGTTTACCGGTTTTGGTGACGTCTGTTTATGGAAGCCGCTGACGATACCATCAGCGCAGCTGCTCCCCATGAAAAAAGGAAAACTTCCGGTTTTTCAACTAGCCCTGCAAGTACTTCAAGATACCGTCTTGGAGGCATCGATACGGATATCGGAGAAAGCTGGAAATTTCACTCCAGACATTACCCTCGCAACGCGCACAATTCCCCTGACCAAGGGAACGACTTCCATCGACCTTAATTTTGATACGCCATTAGCATCTGATGGATATGTCTTTCTGACTTTCCAATCTAACCCTAACATACAATTGGGTTATACAGATCAACGCGTAACAGGCGTCATGTCCGTATTTAACTCTTTTAACAAAGCTGTGTCCAACAATGGAAAGCAAATACCAATTACCAGTGTTGGTGTAGACGAATTTGAATTCTGGTGCCCACAGCGCAGACCCGATGGACAAAATATAGCTGTAACCTTTAAACAGCAACTAGATACTTTTGCAAGTAAGCAACTGAAAAATGGGGTTAATAGACCTGTAACGACTACAAATGCTTGGGTTGCAAATCCTAAAGATAAAACACCTACCGTTGTGCTCGATTGGGACACTCCGCAGGAAATCGCTCGCATTGACCTGTGGTTTGACACCGACTTTGACCATGCCATGGAATCAGTATTAATGAGTCACCCAGAAAACATAATGCCTTTCTGTGTGCGCGCATATACCATTAAAGATTCCTCAGGTAAGATTATATATTCAACATCTGATAACTTTAGGACATTAAACCGGATTACCTTCACCGAACCGATACGCACTGAACGTCTTAGTATACAAATGATGCACCCCTCAGATCATGTGCCGGCATCGCTATTTGATATTCGTTGCTTCGAAAAAAATAAATGA
- a CDS encoding LacI family DNA-binding transcriptional regulator gives MKSDQITIVDIANELNISKSTVSRALTGHANVKAETRQKILELAEKLDYQRNMQSLSLITNKTNTIGIVLPEFSTSFFPQVVVGAQEEASKHGYSVLISQCNESYATEVANAKVMLANRVDGVMVSLTKETLNYDHWKVFIRKKIPIVFFNRVCNEIMVPKVVVNDYDAAFHAVEHLISLGRRRIAHLAGPRQLSISQKRLNGYCDALTKHGIPIDQDLIIDSDLSLNKIKMFVKFLVELENPIDGIFAVNDPTAIEAMQIIKKMNKRIPEDIAVVGFSDNYGSSFAEPSLTTVAQPVREIGKTAMELLLGLIGKDMEEWKPIIRTMEAKLMVRDSTVRSGA, from the coding sequence ATGAAAAGTGATCAGATAACCATTGTTGATATTGCCAACGAACTAAATATTTCTAAATCCACCGTATCCCGTGCCCTTACCGGCCATGCCAATGTAAAGGCAGAAACGCGTCAAAAAATCCTGGAACTGGCTGAGAAATTAGATTATCAACGCAATATGCAATCGCTAAGCCTCATCACTAACAAGACCAACACGATCGGTATTGTCTTACCTGAATTCTCTACCTCTTTTTTTCCGCAAGTTGTCGTTGGTGCACAAGAAGAAGCCAGCAAACATGGCTATTCAGTACTGATATCGCAATGCAATGAAAGCTATGCCACCGAAGTCGCCAATGCTAAAGTCATGTTGGCCAATCGTGTAGATGGAGTAATGGTCTCACTGACAAAGGAAACACTGAATTATGATCACTGGAAAGTATTTATTCGAAAGAAAATTCCCATTGTATTCTTCAATAGAGTCTGTAATGAAATTATGGTGCCCAAGGTCGTGGTCAATGATTACGATGCCGCGTTCCATGCAGTAGAGCACCTCATCAGCTTGGGAAGGCGCAGAATAGCACACTTAGCAGGTCCGAGGCAACTCAGTATTAGTCAAAAAAGACTTAATGGATATTGTGATGCTTTAACCAAACACGGCATTCCGATCGATCAGGATTTAATTATTGACTCAGACCTCAGCTTAAATAAAATCAAGATGTTTGTTAAATTTCTTGTGGAACTCGAAAATCCCATAGATGGTATTTTCGCTGTAAATGATCCCACTGCAATAGAGGCTATGCAGATAATTAAAAAAATGAATAAACGTATCCCTGAAGATATTGCTGTGGTCGGATTCAGTGACAACTATGGTTCAAGCTTCGCCGAACCTAGTCTCACTACAGTCGCACAGCCAGTACGGGAGATAGGCAAGACAGCGATGGAACTCCTATTGGGGTTAATTGGAAAAGATATGGAAGAATGGAAGCCAATCATCCGCACGATGGAAGCTAAACTTATGGTACGTGATTCTACTGTACGATCAGGAGCGTAA